One Spodoptera frugiperda isolate SF20-4 chromosome 30, AGI-APGP_CSIRO_Sfru_2.0, whole genome shotgun sequence genomic window carries:
- the LOC118269968 gene encoding uncharacterized protein LOC118269968: MTVKTNRVPFEEALNMTGFSRYNLYTFMLSSSIIIGMTFEIFSVSYLVPASACELNTSSTQQGLVACVPLIGTIAMSHVWGYLADTRGRRKILIVSMTITYIAGTLAAFSPNWIVLGFLKLLSSASVSGSYALAVTLLSECTPMARRSSLVLLTTTVHLASMGIMAVIAIPVLPLAFSYHIPFLDIQFNSWRLLDLIFAVPSALSIIGSFFAYESPKYLASVGRQEDALAVLKGIYTMNTGKSADNYKVDALELDEEQSSALHKGFWGSIVAQTVPMVKPPLLKHTVLLSFLFVITYITMNAFFVWLPFIVNAFMTSVVAGQKDLTICEMIRLTHSLNSTSTVQPQDCSMNTEAMSLVFGITMFLAVGNLFMSSIINCIGRKRLVIGIQMVAGLSALLLNFSPYWILSAIMFMIFLSAIFNFGFMNTYSVDVFPTYVKAMAVCLTLMVGRASAVIGINVLKRLLDNNCEAAFYIYGSIAFGGGIVAFLLPSDEKIKSQKKPLQT; the protein is encoded by the exons ATGACAGTCAAGACTAACAGGGTGCCTTTTGAGGAGGCGCTGAACATGACAG GGTTCAGTCGCTACAACCTGTACACCTTCATGCTCAGTTCCAGCATCATCATCGGCATGACCTTCGAGATCTTCTCCGTCTCCTACCTGGTACCAGCCAGTGCCTGCGAGCTGAACACCAGCAGCACACAGCAAGGCCTCGTGGCTTGCGTGCCTTTGAtcg GTACAATCGCCATGTCCCATGTCTGGGGTTACCTGGCAGACACGAGGGGCAGACGGAAGATCCTCATAGTATCGATGACGATCACCTACATTGCTGGGACCTTGGCCGCCTTCTCGCCCAACTGGATAGTTTTAGGCTTCCTGAAACTTCTGTCATCAGCTTC TGTATCTGGTTCCTACGCGTTGGCTGTGACGCTGCTCAGCGAGTGTACTCCCATGGCTCGAAGAAGTTCCCTCGTCTTGCTGACCACCACCGTGCACTTGGCATCTATGGGAATTATGGCAG TGATAGCAATACCGGTTCTCCCACTGGCCTTCTCCTACCACATTCCATTCTTGGATATCCAGTTCAACTCCTGGCGGCTTCTGGACCTGATCTTCGCGGTGCCTAGTGCCCTCAGCATCATTGGAAGTTTCTTTGCCTATGAGAGTCCGAAATACTTGGCCAGTGTTGGCCGGCAAGAAGACGCTTTGGCAGTTTTAAAAGGAATTTACACCATGAATACTGGAAAAAGCGCGGACAATTATAAG GTGGATGCTCTAGAATTGGATGAAGAACAATCATCAGCTCTTCACAAAGGTTTCTGGGGATCCATAGTGGCGCAGACAGTGCCAATGGTCAAGCCGCCGTTACTGAAGCATACTGTTCTACTCTCATTCTTGTTCGTCATCACTTATATCAC AATGAACGCCTTCTTCGTGTGGTTACCTTTCATAGTGAACGCATTCATGACGTCAGTGGTGGCTGGGCAGAAGGACCTCACCATCTGTGAGATGATCAGACTCACACACTCACTCAACTCCACATCGACAGTCCAG CCACAAGACTGTTCGATGAACACGGAAGCAATGTCCCTGGTCTTCGGCATCACCATGTTCCTGGCTGTCGGTAACCTCTTCATGAGCAGCATCATCAATTGCATCGGTAGGAAGCGACTGGTCATCGGCATACAG ATGGTAGCTGGCCTATCAGCCCTGCTCCTCAACTTCAGTCCCTACTGGATCCTGAGTGCCATCATGTTCATGATATTCTTGTCTGCCATCTTTAATTTCGGCTTCATGAACACGTACAGCGTCGATGTATTCCCCACTTATGTCaa AGCTATGGCAGTGTGCCTCACCCTGATGGTAGGTCGTGCTAGCGCTGTGATTGGTATCAACGTGCTCAAACGGCTGCTGGATAATAACTGTGAAGCCGCCTTCTACATCTATGGATCCATTGCTTTTG GTGGTGGCATAGTCGCCTTCCTTCTGCCTTCTGATGAGAAGATAAAATCACAGAAGAAACCTTTACAAACTTGA